The DNA region AATTAGATATAAATTGCATCGAGATCACACAACAATTTTGAAATAACAACAAAGAATAGAAAAAGCAAGATCAATCAACCTTATCAATTATGCGATTCTAGTTTCTCTTTGATCGACTTAAAAGCTTTAGAAAACAGTTTTTTACCGTTCAGAACGTAACCTCGGAAATAACCAACAAGTTGTCAACGTTTGAAGTAGATCaaacggtgcaaactccggcAAATGGAAATCTTCTGTAGTTGATACCTCAAATTTCTGAATCTGTTTTTGCTCTGATCTCTTTTGTTGTTATGTAAAACCCACTAaaactaaaatgaaaaaataatgtcatttcaCATTATATATTGTGAGCTAAGTAAGTTCACACGAAGTTGAGCCAACGTTTCTTCAACTCGGAGGAAAAAAATAACCATTATTGGATTGAAATCGAATCGTATCTTAATATGTGAATCGGTGAACAAAGTAATAGACAAATTAATAGAGATGTagaatatatagagagagagaaaataaataaataaataaataaaagtagatTTATTTATACAGACGACGTTAAAAAATGAACACATGAAATTGGCgaattataaatttcaaaatagatagaaatattttaagagttatttatatttgaagggttaatttcaaaattttttcatatttgaaggatattatatttgaattatcatTAGAGTTAAGCTTAAGCACATAAGCACagaaacacacttaatcatttaattaggcGCATAATTTGTCGCCGGGTTCTATTCCAGAACCTCTAAAATAGGATGGAGCTATCTAGCTCTTGTTTACCACTAAACTAAAACAggaaattttattcatattaattaatataacatataaacatattattttagaCAAATAATTATGTTCAATAGATAATTGTTCTAAGTTATTTAATAGTTTAACTATTTGTTTCAGTTATAGTATATAATagcatatataattataaaagaatgaTAATATCATAAGTAGATCGATCTAGTCGTCCTATAAATAGGAAAAGCAAGCTGTATTataataggtacatgatataaCTTGTTTGTCGAAAAAGTCTTTCTACTTAATTAGTGCAACTTTTCTTAATACCTGGGCTTAACTTGGCTTATCTTCATTTTGTATATAATAGGtaagataataattattatcagTTGTTCAATTTTCGATCGGAAAAGTTTCTTTAATTTGGagtgattttgttttgtttcagtTGATAGTTGATCGAAAATGGGACAAAGATGTTATTTATGTCAACGGGGCCTGACTCCACccgaataaaaaataaagttattttcttttagaaaatatgatataaacttAAGTACTTAACTACTCAGGAATTCGATAAATACACTCCAGCTTCGATCCGTCTTATTGTCATTCTTAATCTCTAATGCAGAATGGTATTTTGGGAAGGGTACATGAGTGATGAATCGATGGGAATATTTGCACCAATCGTGGTGTACTGGTTGTACGCCGGTTTTTATCAGGCACTGCCTCCTCTAGAGAAGTATCGCCTACACTCGAAGAATGAGGAAGATGAGAAGAACTTGGTCTCTTTGGCCTCCGTTGTTAAGGGTGTTCTTCTTCAACAGATTGTTCAAGCAGTTGTTGCTTATTTGCTCTTTCTGGTCTATCCATCTTTCCCATCAccaacattttatttgtttctacaaatcatgtttattaatttttcgcATTCATGCAGGCAACACCAAATAATTCAGCTCAAGAAGAAACTCAATCATCGGTCCTTGAACAAATGGTTCGGTTTTGCGTAGCAATGGTGGTGTTGGACGCTTGGCAATATTTTGTACACCGATTTGTGATGCACCATAACAAGTTCATGTATCGTTATGTCCATTCTCAACACCATAGGTTAATTGTACCTTATGCAATTGGTGCCCTTTATAGCCACCCTTTGGAAGGACTTCTAGACACAATTTCTGGAGCTATTGCTTTCCTTGTTTCAGGAATGAATGCTCGAACTtctgtttatttcttttgtttttctatGATGAAGACAATTGATGATCATTGTGGATTATGGTTGCCTGCTAATATCTTCCACCTCTTTTTCGAGAACAATAGTGCTTATCACGATATTCATCATCAAATCCATGGATTTAAATACAACTATGCTTCTATGTTTTTCCCTTTTTGGGATAAACTTCTTGGAACCCACATGCCTTATAGTCTTGTAAAGCGACCACGAGGAGGTTTTGAGGCTAAACCACTACtcaaaaaacattaataatatcatcttcttctttattttgtaCCATGTCAATATGTTATGTATAGCATCACTACTTTTGTATGTGTGTTCAAGAAGCAATAAATTCGAGTTTAAAGTTAGAGGATTGAAGTTAATGTAtgaaaaaatttggaaaataaattaagggagcttgaattttatatattctcaTTTGGAGGAGCTTGTTatggaaaaaaaaagtattgttGGATGAAATAGTATagtttttttaggtttttaattatttgaatagttataaatgtctttttgtatatattttataaaaataaataaaaatattttaattttgattcattaataattaagtaattgAATGGCTGTGAAAAGAAAACTCATTATCacattaactttttaaattgtTGTGTACCTGGTTGTGGATTGtgatttttattcaattttcttaaacaaaaaCTATGCTGTGAATGTTTAGTATTAAGTTTAGAgttgaaatatttgtttcatatttatcaatattatttaagaatacTTTCTTCATCTTTATTAACAAGCAGGTCCAAAGACAAATGCGATCATAATAGCAATGGGTGAAAACAAGAATGGAGACAGAAATTAGAGTTACgagtttaattataatataaaaaaaaaagaatttatgtGAAACCATTCAACTACTAAgtctattattaaatttaaaaggtttaaataaataaaatttaataaataataatttatttttggttgaaCTTAAGCTCAATTACAAGCTCTCCCTAtagattttagtttttttttgagatataaGCACGTTGCAACACATAAATAACTTTACAACACATTATATTTATACACATGAATCACAAGCCCATTATATGGACATGTAATTAGAGACGGATTTATTAAGGGCTCAAATGGGCTTCAGTATACCccgaaaagaaaaaaaaaaaattattgttttttatggCAGAAATATAATATGAACccataatttcataaaatatagaatttaatttactatttctctaaataaaaaaaattgcaaaattacatttgtttacttattttattcctaatttttcatttattttaagtctacataaaaaaataaaaataaaacgtaCACCcccaaatttaatttcatttactgaataaaaaatgatttgtttTGCAATAAcctgtttaaaataaattatgttttcaatcattttaaatccgggaatataaatttatttttttctaactgGACGCttaatattactttatttttcaaCCAGCcgcattaat from Impatiens glandulifera chromosome 5, dImpGla2.1, whole genome shotgun sequence includes:
- the LOC124939049 gene encoding very-long-chain aldehyde decarbonylase GL1-9-like, translated to MVFWEGYMSDESMGIFAPIVVYWLYAGFYQALPPLEKYRLHSKNEEDEKNLVSLASVVKGVLLQQIVQAVVAYLLFLATPNNSAQEETQSSVLEQMVRFCVAMVVLDAWQYFVHRFVMHHNKFMYRYVHSQHHRLIVPYAIGALYSHPLEGLLDTISGAIAFLVSGMNARTSVYFFCFSMMKTIDDHCGLWLPANIFHLFFENNSAYHDIHHQIHGFKYNYASMFFPFWDKLLGTHMPYSLVKRPRGGFEAKPLLKKH